One window of Ziziphus jujuba cultivar Dongzao chromosome 5, ASM3175591v1 genomic DNA carries:
- the LOC107420274 gene encoding uncharacterized protein LOC107420274, translating into MFRIWSSSRHDQEDDSLQQAQKKVNELRAATGPLSGRSLQYCTDACLKRYLEARNWNMEKSKKMLEESLKWRSTYKPEEIRWHEVATEGETGKLYRANFHDREGRSVLILRPGMQNTASIDNQMRHLVYLIENAILNLPDDQEQMAWLIDFTGWTLSTSVPIRSARETVNILQNHYPERLAIAFLYNPPRIFEAFWKVVKYFLETKTFHKVKFVYPNNNASVELMKQYFDEENLPKEFGGKAILKYDHEEFSRLMAQDDVKTSALWGSGEKLHQATNVYSGAEVAPEPANLALPAS; encoded by the exons ATGTTTCGTATTTGGAGTAGCTCTCGTCATGATCAGGAGGATGATTCATTGCAGCAGGCCCAGAAAAAG GTTAATGAACTCAGGGCTGCAACTGGACCACTTTCTGGACGTAGTTTGCAGTATTGTACAGATGCATGCTTGAAGAGATATTTGGAAGCTCGGAATTGGAACatggaaaaatcaaagaaaatgttGGAAGAGTCTCTTAAATGGCGATCAACATATAAGCCTGAGGAGATACGTTGG CATGAAGTGGCAACGGAAGGTGAGACTGGAAAGCTCTATAGAGCAAATTTTCATGATAGAGAGGGGAGGTCTGTTCTTATACTGAGACCAGGAATGCAG AATACAGCATCAATTGACAATCAGATGCGTCATTTAGTGTATCTTATAGAGAATGCTATCCTTAACCTTCCAGATGATCAGGAGCAAATGGCCTGGTTGATAGACTTCACTGGATGGACATTGAGTACGAGTGTGCCAATCAGATCAGCTCGAGAAACTGTCAACATTTTGCAGAACCACTACCCTGAGAGGCTAGCCATAGCATTTCTCTACAATCCCCCACGAATTTTTGAAGCATTTTGGAAG GTTGTGAAGTATTTCTTGGAAACCAAGACCTTCCATAAGGTTAAGTTTGTTTACCCTAATAATAACGCTAGCGTGGAGCTTATGAAACAATATTTTGATGAGGAGAATCTTCCAAAGGAGTTTGGAGGAAAAGCTATATTGAAGTATGACCATGAGGAGTTCTCCAGATTAATGGCTCAAGATGATGTGAAAACTTCTGCCTTGTGGGGGTCTGGTGAGAAGCTTCATCAAGCCACCAATGTGTATTCTGGTGCTGAGGTGGCTCCGGAACCTGCAAATCTTGCACTACCAGCCAGCTGA